In Leptolyngbya sp. CCY15150, the genomic window GTTTCAGATGCTCATACGGCTTATGAATCAATTTCGAGGAGTGCCTGCTACGACGCTACGAGAGTTTTCTTCTGCCTAGAGTCATTGAAGAGCGATACCCCCTCGAAATCCAGCGCGGGAGCGGCACCAATCCGGCGAGCCCGTGTCATTCCCATCTTGCTGCGCCCCGTAAATTGGCAGAGCGCCCCTTTTAGAGCAGACTACGAATTTGCTTCACAAAGTCGGCTACCAGCTTAGATGCAGATTCAATTTCATTATCGGTAGAATATTTCCCAAGCCCTATTCGGAGAGCCCCCTCTACAACCTCTTCACTTAGAGCCATGGCTGTAAGAACGTGAGAGGCTGACTCAACTCCGGAGGAGCAGGCTGAGCCTGTCGAAATAGCTAGTTTATTCCGCAATCTGGCGATGACAGCACTATTAGGAACGCCTGGAATAGAGACGTGAAGGTTCCCAGCGAGGCGGTTGTCTTGATCACCATTGACAATGAGCCCTGGAATGTTTTCGGTCAGGAGTGTTTGGAGGCGATCGCGCTTCTTTCCAATCATCCTCTCGTCTTCTGCCATCTCCTCGTCCCTGAGCCGACAGGCTTCGCCCAGTCCAACGATACCCGGTAGATTAAGGGTTCCAGGGCGTAAACCTTTCTGCTGCCCGCCGCCGTAGAGTAATGGCTCTAGCCGCTGGTCTCGGCGAACGATGAGTGCCCCAACTCCTTGAGGGCCGTAGAGCTTATGGGCTGACAAGGCTAACATGGTGATGCCCCAGTCGTTGAAGTGGATGGGAACTTTGCCCACGGCTTGGGATGCGTCGCAGAGGAAGGGGATTTGGTAGCTTTGGGCGATCGCAGCGATTTTTTCAATGGGGTAAATGGTGCCAACTTCATTGTTGGCGGCCATGATACAGAGCAGGTGAACACCGCTGGTGCAGACTTGCTCTAGCTGACCAAGGTCAAGACGGGCTTGGTTATCAACGGGGATAGTAATGAGTTCTATGCGCCCCTGTTTATGGAGAGCTTCGCAGGTGTCGAGAACGGCTTTGTGCTCAACGGCAGAAATGGCTAAACGAGGCTTAGTGCCAGATCGTTCTAGATGCCGAACAGTGCCTTGAATTGCGAGGTTGATGCTTTCGGTGGCACCTGAGGTGAAGATGATATCTCGGGGGGTAGCTCCAACTAGGTGGGCAACATGGCGGGTGGCTTGTTTGATGGCGGCTTCGGCGCGATCGCCTACCCCATGGTCAATGCTGCTGGCATTTCCAAATTCCTCAGTCATGTAATGCAGCATTAAGCTAGCGACTCGTAGATCTGTAGGAGTAGTCGCGTGATAGTCCAGATAGATGAACTTAGGAAGAGTACTTGCTCGCTCGTTCATGTCTCAAATTATAAGTTAGCAAGTCCTAGTAGGGTTTCTCATGGCATCGACGACAGTATAAGTTTGGCAAGGTGTGGGAACAAACCAAAGTGACGACTCGATTAGTGGTCAGTTACTTCAACTGGATTTGGAAACATAGTCGTTTCAAAACCACTGCGGCTCAACGAGCAGGATTAACGACACGATCGTGGAATTGGCATGACATTGCTACCTATCCCACATTAATTTGACGCACTACCAACTGATCTGACCCAGGCTAAATCAAGCCAGAACCTTTGTGACGCCAATCATGTTCCGTGGTTAGCTTGCCGTCCTCATCTTCAGATAACTCCTGCATTTCACGGGGACGTTCTGCCGCTTCCTGGGCCGCTTGCTCACGCAGGTCTCCGGGCACCTCAACA contains:
- a CDS encoding cysteine desulfurase family protein, giving the protein MNERASTLPKFIYLDYHATTPTDLRVASLMLHYMTEEFGNASSIDHGVGDRAEAAIKQATRHVAHLVGATPRDIIFTSGATESINLAIQGTVRHLERSGTKPRLAISAVEHKAVLDTCEALHKQGRIELITIPVDNQARLDLGQLEQVCTSGVHLLCIMAANNEVGTIYPIEKIAAIAQSYQIPFLCDASQAVGKVPIHFNDWGITMLALSAHKLYGPQGVGALIVRRDQRLEPLLYGGGQQKGLRPGTLNLPGIVGLGEACRLRDEEMAEDERMIGKKRDRLQTLLTENIPGLIVNGDQDNRLAGNLHVSIPGVPNSAVIARLRNKLAISTGSACSSGVESASHVLTAMALSEEVVEGALRIGLGKYSTDNEIESASKLVADFVKQIRSLL